A single window of Pontibacillus chungwhensis DNA harbors:
- a CDS encoding ABC transporter ATP-binding protein, protein MKQPLLEVNHLKKYFPITGGIFGKKIGEVKAVDGVSFAVYQGETLGLVGESGCGKSTIGRVLLRLLEITDGEVRFEDKDIHTLKASNMKKIRKDMQLVFQDPYASLNPRHKVEKILEEPLIVHGIKNKKERKERIYAMLETVGLDRYHASRYPHQFSGGQRQRIGIARALMTHPKLIIADEPVSALDVSIQSQVLNLLKDLQAEFDLTYIFIAHDLGVVRHISDRVGVMYLGRMVELTDSEQLYEQPLHPYTKSLLSSVPVPDPDYRSESDILTGEIPSASNPPAGCAFHTRCKECMDVCKTTRPTFQEVNPGHHVACHLYGDA, encoded by the coding sequence ATGAAACAACCTCTACTTGAAGTCAACCACCTCAAGAAATACTTCCCCATTACAGGAGGCATTTTTGGAAAGAAGATCGGAGAAGTCAAAGCTGTTGATGGGGTTTCCTTTGCCGTCTATCAAGGAGAAACCCTAGGACTTGTTGGGGAAAGCGGATGTGGAAAGTCTACGATTGGACGGGTTTTGCTCCGTTTATTAGAAATCACTGACGGTGAAGTACGTTTTGAAGACAAAGACATTCACACCCTAAAAGCCTCCAACATGAAAAAGATTCGCAAGGACATGCAGCTCGTCTTCCAGGACCCATACGCTTCCCTAAATCCACGGCACAAGGTTGAAAAGATCCTTGAAGAACCGCTGATCGTTCATGGCATCAAGAATAAGAAGGAACGTAAAGAACGGATCTACGCCATGCTTGAAACCGTCGGCCTCGATCGCTATCACGCCTCTCGTTATCCACACCAGTTTAGTGGTGGACAACGCCAACGCATAGGGATTGCACGAGCTTTAATGACCCATCCGAAGCTTATTATTGCAGATGAACCCGTTTCGGCTCTCGACGTCTCGATTCAGTCTCAAGTGTTGAATTTATTAAAGGACTTACAAGCCGAGTTTGATCTGACTTATATATTTATTGCTCACGATTTAGGAGTTGTTCGTCATATCAGCGACCGTGTTGGCGTAATGTATTTAGGAAGAATGGTCGAGCTGACAGATAGCGAGCAACTTTATGAACAACCGCTTCATCCTTATACGAAATCGCTCCTCTCCTCTGTTCCTGTACCAGACCCTGATTACCGATCAGAGAGCGATATACTCACAGGAGAAATACCAAGCGCCTCTAACCCTCCAGCAGGATGCGCCTTTCATACAAGGTGTAAGGAGTGTATGGATGTATGCAAGACCACAAGACCCACTTTTCAAGAAGTTAATCCAGGGCACCATGTTGCGTGTCACCTATACGGGGATGCGTAA